In Tripterygium wilfordii isolate XIE 37 chromosome 15, ASM1340144v1, whole genome shotgun sequence, one DNA window encodes the following:
- the LOC119979826 gene encoding sucrose transport protein SUC8-like yields MLTNKNIQLVDCESLYHINDDNMTFSQNEKQMTRNNCLKYWATWGCSGVGIGFNGYCADRTGWFAKVAKGWRVDHENLSLNPPNSIEGAALDIFSVLDVPLAVSLITHENHAIQLSLLTPYWQHLDIPHAASNFIWPYGPLSGLIVQPIVGFFSDHWTSRFGRHRPFIVAGAVFIIDAVLLIGFTVDIGYHTGDSLERPMKPSAVAAFGSCWALLVDLSGQDHHRMRNANAIFSFFMVVGNNIGYAAGSVDELPKLLPFSRTKACDISCANLKTCFFLDIILLTLVSIVAILLAKENSNKVAALFRQLVIAFRGLSWPMWILLLITCLNWIAWFPWVLYDIDWMGKEVYGGNVEGNADAKRLYDMGVREGSLGLMLNSLVLALASTAIVPVSNWISGVNRLRGVVNILSAICLVGTIGITEVAKGWRVEG; encoded by the exons ATGTTGACGAACAAGAACATTCAATTGGTTGATTGTGAATCATTATATCACATTAATGATGACAATATGACTTTCAGCCAAAATGAAAAACAGATGACTCGAAATAATTGCTTGAAATATTGGGCAACTTGGGGTTGTAG TGGTGTTGGCATTGGCTTCAACGGCTATTGTGCTGATCGAACTGG TTGGTTTGCTAAGGTTGCAAAGGGGTGGAGAGTTGATCACGAAAACTTGTCGTTGAATCCTCCTAATTCAATCGAGGGTGCCGCTTTGGATATCTTCTCTGTTTTGGACGTTCCTCTAGCGGTGAGTTTAAT TACCCACGAGAACCATGCTatacaactctctctattgactCCATATTGGCAACATCTCGATATCCCTCATGCGGCCTCCAACTTCATTTGGCCTTACGGCCCATTATCTGGCCTCATAGTCCAGCCCATTGTGGGATTTTTTAGCGACCACTGGACCTCTCGTTTCGGCCGTCACCGCCCCTTCATTGTTGCCGGAGCAGTTTTCATCATTGATGCAGTTCTCCTGATCGGTTTCACAGTCGATATTGGTTACCACACTGGCGACAGTCTAGAACGGCCTATGAAGCCTAGTGCGGTGGCAGCGTTC GGGTCATGCTGGGCTCTGTTAGTAGATTTATCCGGTCAGGATCATCACAGGATGAGGAATGCAAACgccatcttctctttcttcatggTGGTGGGGAATAATATAGGATATGCAGCTGGTTCCGTCGACGAATTACCCAAGTTGTTACCATTTTCACGAACAAAGGCTTGTGATATTTCATGTGCGAATTTGAAGACTTGTTTCTTCTTGGACATCATTCTGCTCACACTAGTGTCGATAGTAGCGATTCTATTGGCGAAAGAGAACTCAAACAAAGTAGCAGCACTGTTCAGGCAATTGGTGATTGCATTCAGGGGTTTATCATGGCCCATGTGGATTCTATTATTGATTACTTGTTTGAATTGGATAGCTTGGTTTCCATGGGTGCTATATGATATTGACTGGATGGGGAAGGAGGTATATGGTGGAAATGTGGAAGGGAATGCGGATGCGAAGAGGTTGTATGATATGGGTGTGCGTGAGGGATCGCTGGGGTTGATGTTGAATTCATTGGTGTTAGCATTGGCTTCGACAGCTATTGTGCCGGTGTCGAACTGGATAAGTGGAGTGAATAGGTTGCGGGGTGTGGTGAATATTCTCTCAGCAATTTGTTTGGTTGGGACAATTGGGATTACGGAGGTTGCAAAGGGGTGGAGAGTTGAAGGGTGa
- the LOC120016007 gene encoding protein-tyrosine-phosphatase PTP1-like isoform X1 translates to MASYPPPTGASSVPKGFDFSPDSPLRLALSSDQVKFCSEALTLLKEKLRMPKQIAQEFAHLQANRIRPYEMAKSCTVALDRVNLDKNRYQDVVPFDRNRIVLNPCKDYRPSAKGYINASSIMTSSSENITPFIATQGPLPHTYEDFWEMVIQCRCPVVVMLTRLVDNYKFLKCGDYFQAEDGPREFGNIYITTKWIRTTNTSLVLRNLEVNYKESEERPRSILHIQYPEWPDHGVPKDTFAVREILKRIYTVPPQLGPIVVHCSAGIGRTGTYCTIHNTIQRILVGDMSALDIANTVAIFRSQRIGMVQTLEQYQFCYTAIIAELEDLISDSNGERSQKCAPSWIMDEI, encoded by the exons ATGGCCAGCTACCCGCCACCGACGGGGGCGTCTTCCGTGCCTAAGGGGTTTGATTTCTCTCCCGATTCTCCGCTGAGACTCGCCCTCTCAAGCGATCAGGTCAAGTTCTGCTCCGAGGCTCTTACTCTCCTCAAGGAGAAGCTCCGGATGCCGAAGCAAATCGCCCAGGAGTTCGCTCACTTGCAG GCTAACAGGATTAGACCTTATGAAATGGCAAAAAGCTGCACTGTGGCTCTTGACCGTGTTAATTTGGACAAAAATCGCTATCAGGATGTTGTTCCAT TTGACAGAAACCGGATTGTTCTTAATCCATGCAAAGATTATAGACCATCAGCAAAGGGTTATATTAATGCAAGCTCCATTATG ACTTCATCCTCGGAGAATATTACTCCGTTCATAGCCACTCAAGGTCCCCTACCACACACCTATGAGGATTTCTGGGAGATGGTAATCCAATGTCGTTGCCCTGTAGTTGTGATGCTTACTCGGTTGGTCGACAACTACAAG TTCTTAAAATGTGGAGATTATTTTCAAGCAGAGGATGGCCCTAGAGAATTTGGTAACATATATATTACTACTAAATGGATTAGGACTACCAACACTTCCTTGGTTTTGCGTAACTTGGAGGTCAACTATAAAGAG TCGGAGGAACGCCCTAGGTCTATTTTGCATATACAGTATCCTGAATGGCCTGATCATGGAGTTCCAAAAGATACATTTGCTGTGCGTGAAATCTTGAAAAGAATTTATACTGTACCTCCCCAGCTAGGCCCAATAGTTGTGCACTGCAG TGCAGGGATTGGTAGAACTGGAACATACTGCACAATTCACAATACAATCCAGAGAATTCTTGTTGGTGACATGTCCGCTCTAGATATTGCTAATACTGTGGCCATATTTAGGTCTCAGCGAATTGGAATGGTTCAAACCTTG GAGCAATATCAATTTTGTTATACGGCTATAATTGCAGAACTGGAAGATCTCATCTCCGATTCCAATGGTGAAAGGAGCCAAAAATG TGCCCCTTCATGGATCATGGATGAGATCTAG
- the LOC120016007 gene encoding protein-tyrosine-phosphatase PTP1-like isoform X2 yields MASYPPPTGASSVPKGFDFSPDSPLRLALSSDQVKFCSEALTLLKEKLRMPKQIAQEFAHLQTSSSENITPFIATQGPLPHTYEDFWEMVIQCRCPVVVMLTRLVDNYKFLKCGDYFQAEDGPREFGNIYITTKWIRTTNTSLVLRNLEVNYKESEERPRSILHIQYPEWPDHGVPKDTFAVREILKRIYTVPPQLGPIVVHCSAGIGRTGTYCTIHNTIQRILVGDMSALDIANTVAIFRSQRIGMVQTLEQYQFCYTAIIAELEDLISDSNGERSQKCAPSWIMDEI; encoded by the exons ATGGCCAGCTACCCGCCACCGACGGGGGCGTCTTCCGTGCCTAAGGGGTTTGATTTCTCTCCCGATTCTCCGCTGAGACTCGCCCTCTCAAGCGATCAGGTCAAGTTCTGCTCCGAGGCTCTTACTCTCCTCAAGGAGAAGCTCCGGATGCCGAAGCAAATCGCCCAGGAGTTCGCTCACTTGCAG ACTTCATCCTCGGAGAATATTACTCCGTTCATAGCCACTCAAGGTCCCCTACCACACACCTATGAGGATTTCTGGGAGATGGTAATCCAATGTCGTTGCCCTGTAGTTGTGATGCTTACTCGGTTGGTCGACAACTACAAG TTCTTAAAATGTGGAGATTATTTTCAAGCAGAGGATGGCCCTAGAGAATTTGGTAACATATATATTACTACTAAATGGATTAGGACTACCAACACTTCCTTGGTTTTGCGTAACTTGGAGGTCAACTATAAAGAG TCGGAGGAACGCCCTAGGTCTATTTTGCATATACAGTATCCTGAATGGCCTGATCATGGAGTTCCAAAAGATACATTTGCTGTGCGTGAAATCTTGAAAAGAATTTATACTGTACCTCCCCAGCTAGGCCCAATAGTTGTGCACTGCAG TGCAGGGATTGGTAGAACTGGAACATACTGCACAATTCACAATACAATCCAGAGAATTCTTGTTGGTGACATGTCCGCTCTAGATATTGCTAATACTGTGGCCATATTTAGGTCTCAGCGAATTGGAATGGTTCAAACCTTG GAGCAATATCAATTTTGTTATACGGCTATAATTGCAGAACTGGAAGATCTCATCTCCGATTCCAATGGTGAAAGGAGCCAAAAATG TGCCCCTTCATGGATCATGGATGAGATCTAG
- the LOC120016007 gene encoding protein-tyrosine-phosphatase PTP1-like isoform X3, with the protein MASYPPPTGASSVPKGFDFSPDSPLRLALSSDQVKFCSEALTLLKEKLRMPKQIAQEFAHLQANRIRPYEMAKSCTVALDRVNLDKNRYQDVVPFDRNRIVLNPCKDYRPSAKGYINASSIMTSSSENITPFIATQGPLPHTYEDFWEMVIQCRCPVVVMLTRLVDNYKFLKCGDYFQAEDGPREFGNIYITTKWIRTTNTSLVLRNLEVNYKESEERPRSILHIQYPEWPDHGVPKDTFAVREILKRIYTVPPQLGPIVVHCRDW; encoded by the exons ATGGCCAGCTACCCGCCACCGACGGGGGCGTCTTCCGTGCCTAAGGGGTTTGATTTCTCTCCCGATTCTCCGCTGAGACTCGCCCTCTCAAGCGATCAGGTCAAGTTCTGCTCCGAGGCTCTTACTCTCCTCAAGGAGAAGCTCCGGATGCCGAAGCAAATCGCCCAGGAGTTCGCTCACTTGCAG GCTAACAGGATTAGACCTTATGAAATGGCAAAAAGCTGCACTGTGGCTCTTGACCGTGTTAATTTGGACAAAAATCGCTATCAGGATGTTGTTCCAT TTGACAGAAACCGGATTGTTCTTAATCCATGCAAAGATTATAGACCATCAGCAAAGGGTTATATTAATGCAAGCTCCATTATG ACTTCATCCTCGGAGAATATTACTCCGTTCATAGCCACTCAAGGTCCCCTACCACACACCTATGAGGATTTCTGGGAGATGGTAATCCAATGTCGTTGCCCTGTAGTTGTGATGCTTACTCGGTTGGTCGACAACTACAAG TTCTTAAAATGTGGAGATTATTTTCAAGCAGAGGATGGCCCTAGAGAATTTGGTAACATATATATTACTACTAAATGGATTAGGACTACCAACACTTCCTTGGTTTTGCGTAACTTGGAGGTCAACTATAAAGAG TCGGAGGAACGCCCTAGGTCTATTTTGCATATACAGTATCCTGAATGGCCTGATCATGGAGTTCCAAAAGATACATTTGCTGTGCGTGAAATCTTGAAAAGAATTTATACTGTACCTCCCCAGCTAGGCCCAATAGTTGTGCACTGCAG GGATTGGTAG